A portion of the Streptomyces coeruleoprunus genome contains these proteins:
- a CDS encoding DUF4352 domain-containing protein, which translates to MSHSMQQPQYGAPAPAPVGPARNGLGIAALVLGIIGTVSGFIPLFFWLAGILGLIALILGLAGRGRAKRGEATNKGVALTGALLGLAALILSVVGAVITFKAVDDAVTDIKKELNSTAPKGATGSNGKGANASGKPSAKAELPEVLAADDTLVYDGGLEVTVSAAKAYKPGEFAIGHESGNRAYSVTVTITNTGKEKFGADLLTLTARAGEKGVTAEEIFDGDTVGGGFSGTVLPGKTATAQFAFSAPADAKTLSIEVSPGLEHEAGQWELKL; encoded by the coding sequence ATGTCCCACTCCATGCAGCAGCCCCAGTACGGCGCCCCCGCACCCGCCCCCGTGGGCCCGGCCCGCAACGGCCTGGGCATCGCCGCCCTGGTGCTGGGCATCATCGGCACCGTCTCGGGCTTCATCCCCCTGTTCTTCTGGCTGGCCGGCATCCTCGGCCTGATCGCCCTGATCCTGGGCCTCGCCGGCCGGGGCCGCGCCAAGCGCGGTGAGGCCACCAACAAGGGCGTCGCCCTGACCGGCGCGCTGCTGGGCCTCGCGGCGCTGATCCTCTCGGTCGTCGGCGCGGTGATCACGTTCAAGGCCGTGGACGACGCCGTGACCGACATCAAGAAGGAGCTGAACAGCACCGCGCCGAAGGGGGCGACCGGCAGCAACGGCAAGGGCGCGAACGCGTCCGGCAAGCCGTCCGCCAAGGCGGAGCTGCCCGAGGTGCTGGCCGCCGACGACACCCTCGTCTACGACGGCGGCCTGGAGGTCACGGTCTCCGCGGCCAAGGCGTACAAGCCGGGCGAGTTCGCCATCGGCCACGAGTCCGGCAACAGGGCGTACTCGGTCACCGTCACCATCACGAACACCGGCAAGGAGAAGTTCGGCGCCGACCTGCTCACGCTCACCGCCCGCGCCGGCGAGAAGGGCGTGACCGCCGAGGAGATCTTCGACGGCGACACCGTCGGCGGCGGCTTCAGCGGCACCGTCCTGCCCGGCAAGACGGCCACGGCCCAGTTCGCCTTCAGCGCGCCCGCCGACGCCAAGACGCTCTCCATCGAGGTCAGCCCCGGCCTGGAGCACGAGGCCGGCCAGTGGGAGCTGAAGCTCTGA